The sequence TCACGAGATGCTGCCCCGGTGGCAGCCGCTCTGCCTCGGGCCGGCTGACACGCCCCGTCAGAAACTTGCCCTCCGCCGCCCAGCGGCGCTTGGAAGTCGTGAGCTTGCTATCGGCGGGGATCTCGTCGCTCATGCCGGCTATCCTCTCTGCTGCGCAGAAATAGGATGCCCGAGCTGGGCAGGAGTCAAGTCAAGGAAGATCAGATGCGTCAGCCGATGGCATCCCGGCGAGCGCAATGCTATGGCTCGGCAAACATGCCGAGGGGGTAAGCTTGAATACCGATATCACAGCCGTTCGCGAAATCAGGTACTCGAAATCCAGCTTCATAGTCGTTTTGGTGATCTATTGCTTCCTTGCGGCAGGGCTCGCAGCCATGCTGATTAAGGAGGGTCCACCGCGATTCCTTGCCCTGATCTTGTTGCCGATGCTGATTTTCTTCATCGCCTTTGCCGTGTACGAATATTTCCGCCGCGACTTTGTGACTCCAGTGATAACAATCGGTCCCCAGGGCATCCAGGACATCCGGATTGCCAGCGGTTTTATTCCTTGGGAGCATATGGATGGCGTGATCTTCGCCACCATGGACCCAAGAACGGCGAAGGCTGCCACCATATTCGTCAACGCGGAAAGCAAGAGCAGCCTGAGCGACGACCTGGTCGCAAAAATCTGGAGGAGATCAAAGCGTCCGCGGCCGGTTTTGATCCGCCGCGGTCAGTTCGACACGCAGTTCAAGAATATTGCTGTTGCGGTCGATCTCTACTATCGCGCCTACAAGCCGAAGGCGAGGAATGCGGAAAACAGCTCCCAGCAGCCCATTCCGGCTTAGATTGCCGTGATCTCGATCAGGAAAAATCGTGCCGGTCCAGAAAGCCTTATGCACCTTCCGCTCGGACCATTCATAACGGCGCAATCCTGAGCGGACAATACAAGGCTCTGGTCTCCATCGTCGATACGAAGGCCCTTGTCGTCATCACAAAGGAGCAGCGTACTACCTGCGGTCAGCTGCAATTCCATGTGGTCGCTGACAATATTTCGCGTGACCCTGTGCGCATACCTACCCCGCCGCGTCATCACGTTGAGATCAGTAATCGTCCCATTGATCAATGTCGCCGAGGTCGGCGCGTCCGCCGCGAAAGGCAGCGGTTCGCTCGCCTGCGTCAGGCGTTCGGGCGTACGCCCCTCGATGAAGAGGGTCATGCCCTCGCCATCGAGAATGGATAGCGTACGATCGATACCCGGAAAAACCGAAAACGGCCCGTCCGTCGCAACGGTTGCCATGCTGACGCGCCAGTCAAAGTCGGCAAGCCCGGCGCCGTCGGGCGAAACGGCGATCTCCACCGTTTCCCCGCCGCCGTTTTTCCAGGGCATGCGCTTGTGATCACTGGCGCGGAGCAGCTTCATCTTTAGTTCCCCAGGATGGCCGGCAGGCGCAGGCCCTGCTGCTTGGCCCAGTCGAGCGCGATGTCGTAGCCGGCATCGGCGTGGCGCATGACGCCGGTTGCCGGGTCGTTCCAGAGAACGCGCTCCAGGCGCTGGGCCGCATCATCCGTGCCGTCGGCGCAGATGACCATGCCGGAGTGCTGGCTGAAGCCCATGCCGACGCCGCCGCCGTGGTGCAGCGATACCCAGGTGGCACCCGATGCGGTGTTGAGCAGAGCGTTCAGGAGCGGCCAGTCGGAAACGGCGTCCGAACCGTCCTTCATGGCTTCCGTTTCGCGGTTCGGTGAGGCGACCGAGCCGCTATCGAGATGGTCGCGGCCGATGACGACGGGAGCCTTCAGCTCGCCGTTCCTGACCATTTCGTTGAAGGCGAGACCGAGGCGGTGGCGATCGCCGAGGCCAACCCAGCAAATGCGCGCCGGCAGGCCCTGGAAGGCGATGCGCTCACGCGCCATGTCGAGCCAGTTGTGCAGGTGCTTGTTGTCGGGCAGCAACTCCTTCACCTTGGCGTCGGTCTTGTAGATATCCTCCGGATCGCCCGAGAGAGCGGCCCAGCGGAACGGACCGATGCCGCGGCAGAAGAGCGGACGGATATAGGCCGGCACGAAGCCCGGGAAGGCGAAGGCGTTTTCGAAACCCTCTTCCTTGGCGACCTGACGGATGTTGTTGCCGTAGTCGAGCGTCGGCACGCCGGCATCCCAGAAGGCGACCATGGCTTCGACATGCACCTTCATCGAGGCTCGGGCGGCAGCTTCGACGGACTTCGGATCGCTCTCGCGCTTCGCCCGGTGTTCGGCCACCGTCCAGCCGATCGGCAGGTAGCCGTTCAGCGGATCGTGAGCGGAGGTCTGGTCGGTGACGATATCCGGGCGCGGGCCGCCGGCCTTCATGCGCTTCACGAGTTCCGGGAAGATCTCGGCGGCATTGCCGAGCAGACCGACGGACTTGGCTTCGCCGGCCTTCGTCCACTTGTCGATC comes from Rhizobium tropici CIAT 899 and encodes:
- the hutU gene encoding urocanate hydratase, encoding MTNPRHNIREIRAPRGPELNAKSWLTEAPLRMLMNNLDPDVAENPNELVVYGGIGRAARTWDDFDRIAATLKTLNEDETLLVQSGKPVAVFRTHKDAPRVLIANSNLVPHWATWDHFNELDKKGLAMYGQMTAGSWIYIGTQGIVQGTYETFVEAGRQHYNGSLKGKWILTGGLGGMGGAQPLAAVMAGACCLAVESDETRIDFRLRTRYVDEKAKTLDEALALIDKWTKAGEAKSVGLLGNAAEIFPELVKRMKAGGPRPDIVTDQTSAHDPLNGYLPIGWTVAEHRAKRESDPKSVEAAARASMKVHVEAMVAFWDAGVPTLDYGNNIRQVAKEEGFENAFAFPGFVPAYIRPLFCRGIGPFRWAALSGDPEDIYKTDAKVKELLPDNKHLHNWLDMARERIAFQGLPARICWVGLGDRHRLGLAFNEMVRNGELKAPVVIGRDHLDSGSVASPNRETEAMKDGSDAVSDWPLLNALLNTASGATWVSLHHGGGVGMGFSQHSGMVICADGTDDAAQRLERVLWNDPATGVMRHADAGYDIALDWAKQQGLRLPAILGN
- a CDS encoding HutD/Ves family protein; the protein is MKLLRASDHKRMPWKNGGGETVEIAVSPDGAGLADFDWRVSMATVATDGPFSVFPGIDRTLSILDGEGMTLFIEGRTPERLTQASEPLPFAADAPTSATLINGTITDLNVMTRRGRYAHRVTRNIVSDHMELQLTAGSTLLLCDDDKGLRIDDGDQSLVLSAQDCAVMNGPSGRCIRLSGPARFFLIEITAI